One Salvelinus fontinalis isolate EN_2023a chromosome 11, ASM2944872v1, whole genome shotgun sequence DNA window includes the following coding sequences:
- the LOC129865008 gene encoding cholinephosphotransferase 1-like — protein MPHFLWPEPLSAAQLKRLEEHKYSASGRSLFEPPCQIYWNWLVQQIPTWVAPNTLTIIGLVINIVTTVVLVFYCPTATEEAPAWAFILSALGLFIYQSLDAIDGKQARRTNSSSALGELFDHGCDAVSTVFVSVGTCISCGVGSYPDWMFFCGFVGMFMFFCAHWQTYVSGTLRFGLVDVTEVQIAIVVMYVMSAFGGVALWDYRLPVLGVKLYAFPILGIIGGAVFSCYNYFHVILNGGVGKNGSTVADTSVLAPGMHIGLIFTLAFIIFKKSSNKLFELHPCLYILTFGMVVAKIANKLVVAHMTKSELYLPDTAFIGPGLLFLNQYFNSFIDEHIVLYIAMVLSLIDLTRYCTGVCIQIASHLRIHVFSITAQAAPKHD, from the exons ATGCCACATTTCTTGTGGCCGGAGCCGCTGTCAGCCGCACAACTCAAGCGGCTAGAGGAGCACAAATATAGCGCTTCGGGTCGATCCCTTTTCGAACCTCCTTGTCAGATATATTGGAATTGGCTGGTCCAACAAATTCCAACTTGGGTAGCGCCTAATACTCTGACTATAATTGGACTGGTAATAAATATAGTCACaactgtagtgttggtgttttATTGTCCAACGGCAACAGAGGAG GCTCCAGCATGGGCCTTCATCCTGAGTGCGTTGGGCCTGTTCATCTATCAGTCGCTGGATGCCATTGATGGGAAGCAGGCACGAAGGACAAACAGCAGCTCGGCGCTGGGGGAGCTCTTTGACCACGGCTGTGATGCTGTCTCCACAG tgtttgtttctgtgggAACATGTATATCCTGTGGGGTAGGAAGCTACCCTGATTGGATGTTCTTCTGTGGCTTTGTGGGGATGTTCATGTTCTTCTGTGCACACTGGCAAACCTATGTTTCCGGAACGCTACGCTTTGGCCT GGTTGATGTGACAGAGGTCCAGATTGCCATCGTTGTCATGTATGTGATGTCAGCTTTTGGTGGAGTGGCCCTTTGGGACTACAGG TTGCCCGTCCTTGGGGTGAAGCTGTATGCCTTCCCCATCTTGGGCATCATTGGGGGAGCCGTGTTCTCCTGTTATAACTACTTCCACGTCATCCTCAACGGGGGCGTCGGCAAGAACGGCTCCACTGTGGCT GACACCAGTGTGCTGGCACCAGGTATGCACATCGGCCTCATCTTCACACTGGCCTTCATCATCTTTAAGAAGTCATCCAACAAGCTTTTTGAACTGCACCCCTGTCTCTACATCCTAACTTTCGGCATGGTCGTCGCCAAGATCGCCAACAAGCTAGTT GTGGCCCACATGACCAAGAGTGAGCTTTATCTCCCAGACACGGCGTTCATCGGgcctggcctcctcttcctcaacCAGTACTTCAACAGCTTCATCGACGAGCACATAGTCCTCTATATCGCAATG GTCCTGTCGTTGATTGACTTGACGCGCTACTGCACAGGCGTGTGCATCCAGATTGCCTCTCACCTGCGCATTCACGTGTTCAGCATCACGGCACAAGCTGCCCCCAAACACGACTGA